The region CAACCATACCGCCGGAACCAACCATTGAACCCGCCTCATACAGAGCGTCAAAGTCTACAGGAAGATCGAATTTTTCTACAGGCAGACATCCCCCGGACGGCCCTCCGGTTTGCACGGCTTTTACGGGTTTGTCTTTATTGTCTCCCCCCCCTCCGATATCAAACACAATGGTATGCAAAGATGTTCCCATCGCTACCTCGACAAGACCCGTGTTCTTGACGTGACCCGTGAGAGCGAGAATTTTGGTTCCCTTGCTGCCTTTAGTTCCCTTGGAAGCAAACCATTTTGCACCATTGAGAATAATTGATGGCACATTGGCCCATGTTTCCACGTTGTTCAGGACAGTCGGCTTGTTCCACAGACCCTCCTGAACGGTGTGAACGTCCTTGGGCCGAGGTTCACCGACTTTGCCTTCCAGTGAGGCCATGAGAGCCGTGGACTCGCCGCAGACGAACGCCCCGCCGCCTCTGGCGATTTCCACGTCAAAGGAAAAGCCCGATCCCAGGATGTGCTCTCCCAGAAGCCCGTACAGCCGCGCTTGCTGTACGGCAAATCTTGCATGTTGCACAGCAAGGGGATATTCCTTACGTACGTATATATAGCCCTGACGTGCGCCAATGGCCCATGCTCCAATCAGCATACCTTCAATAACGAGGTGCGGATTACCCTCGAGGACGCTGCGATCCATGTATGCTCCCGGATCGCCCTCGTCTGCATTGCAGATGACGTATTTCTCGTCGCCGGGCGCAGCCTGGCACTCAACCCATTTGCGGCCGGTCGGGAAGCCTCCACCTCCACGCCCCCTCAAACCGGAATCCGAGATTTCCTTGATGACTGTTCTTGGCGCCATTCGGGAGAGGGTTTTTCCCAAAGCCGTGTACCCTCCAATTGCTATATAGTCCTCAATGGAGCAGGGATCGACCAGCTTGTTATATGACAGCAACTGTCTATCCTGAGCCCGGTAGAAAGGGATCTCCGCCTCCGTACGGATTTTCTTGCCGGAGACCGGGTCCGTGTAAAGCAGCCGCTCGATAATTTCGCCGTTGCGGATTGTTTTTGTTACAATTTCACCGGCATCCTTCGGTGTCAGGTGACAATAAAATGTGTTTGCCGGCTCGATAACCATGAGTGGCCCCTGTTCGCAGAACCCATGGCACCCTGTGGTGCGTACTTGAACATTTTTTACCAATTTCTGCTTTTTCAATTCGCTCCTGACCGCATCAATTACAGACGTTGCCTGTGATGCCTCGCAACCAGTTCCGCCGCACATGATAATGGTTGAACGGATATCCTCCCGCTTTTTCTGAAGCTGCTTGCGCAGGGCTTCAAGGTCTTTTGTGTGATTAATCTTACGCATGTTCAATTTCCCCCCTTTTCGTTCTGCGGGCTGAATCGATTAATGTGCGAAGTTTGCCGGGGGTTATGTGGTGGCGATACGTTCCATTTTGCACAACAATAGGTCCGAGGGCACAGGCCCCAAGACAGTTGACACGTTCAACCGTGAAAAGACCGTCAGCTGTCGTATTACCCGGCTTCACATTAAGTTGGCCTGAAACCTGATCGAGGAGCTGCTTGGCGCCACGGACGTGACACGCCGTACCCATGCATATTGTGAACACGTTTTTCCCGCGCGGCTTCAAGGTAAAAGCCTTGTAGAAACTGGCAACGCGATACACATCTATGAGGGGTACCCCTAGCTCTTTTGAAACGGTTCTCATGGCCTCTTTGGGAATGTAGCCGTAGTAGTCCTGCACATCATGGAGCACTTCAACAAGCTGGTGCGGCTGACTCCGGCGCCCTTTTAAAATTGAGTCAAGTGTGAATGAGTACATCTATGTATCCTCCATTTCAGAGTTTTTCATTGACATGCGTTTTTTTAAATGATATGGAAAAATATGTAAATGCGGTAATAATGCACTCAAATTACCCATATAATATATGCATAAATGATACTATTTAAGTGCATATAGACTGCCCATTCATTATTGGTATAAGCACAGATATTGCGATGGCTAAAACTCACTCTGCTATACCGGGGACTGCTTCTCCGGAGAAACACAATCCTCTGGAAGAGTTGTCCTTCTTCTGGCGAATTCCCCTGACTAATGAAACAGACCCCACAAAAGTCGGAGTTGCTCTCCGTGAACGCATCAAGGAACTGAATTGCCTCTATGGAATATCACAATTGGCTGAACGCTATCACGATTCCATTGATGATCTGCTGAAAAGTCTTGTTAATTTTCTTCCTCTTTCCTGGCAATACCCGGAAAGTACGTGTTCGAGAATAGTGTTCGAGGGAAAAACATACAAAAGCAGGGATTTCAAAGTTACTCGGTGGCGGCAGTCGTCACAGATCCTTATGTACAACGAGCCAGTGGGTGAAGTTGAAATATTTTACTGCGAAGAACAGCCGGCGTCCGATGAAGGGCCTTTTCTCAAAGAGGAACGCATTTTGCTGGACGCCGTGGCCGAACGAATCGGCGCCATTGCTACGCGTATTTCTTCTGAGCGTGAACTTCAGGAGATTAACAGACAGCTTAACGTGGAGCGAACGGCGCTGCAAGAGACAAACGCAGCACTGCGTGCCATTCTGGCGAGAATCGAAGAAGAGAAGATAGGTATTTACAAAGACATCCAGGCTAATATTGAGAAAATCATAATGCCTGTTTTACATGCATTAGCCCTGGAACTGCCGAGAGCTCAGAGGAAATATATAGAGATGCTGATTACCAGCATAGAGGAAATCACATCTCCTTTCATCAACCAGTTGTCTCATGAATACCACTCCTTGAGCCCGACAGAGATCACAATCTGTAATATGATCCGCAATGGACTGCGCACCAAAGAAATAGCTCAGCTCAGGGGTGTTTCCATGGCTACCATCAACCGCCACCGGGAACATATCCGCCGAAAGCTCAAGATCACTAACAGTGAGGTAAACCTCACTACGTATCTACAATCGGTCAGATGAACGAAGGACAGAAATTCGTCTTTTACATCTATGATGAAATCCCCTCAATATCCAGCCAGCGTTTGTATGAATACATTCCGGCAAGCGCCCTTACAGCGCGCTCCGGTGTGAGGAAGGCAACCCCTTTATAGAGACTCCCCTCGATATCCGTAATGGTACGGGTGCTCTCATCGGAAAGGAGGCAGACCCCCAATACCGGTTTGTTATACTTTTCCATCAAACGAACCACGTGTTCATTATAACTGAGTTCAAACTCGACCATCCGACGCGGGATTTTTTCAAAAAACTGACGGTCACACGTCTGATCAACCATGAGAGAGGATTCAATCATTCGTTTTATAAAGATCTGCCTGCCAAGAATGCCCAGGTGAATTACCGCATCACACCCGTCCCACTTCACTAACTCCTCCACCAGAATCATCGGAACAGAGAGATCCATCTCTGCAACCAGGTCGACGGGATTGGAGCGGCTCCAGTACGGTGGAAGAACTTGATCAATTCGCGATATTATATTCGTTGAAAGTTCAGGCACCTCCAGCCCATATTCGACGCACAGGTCTGCTGTAATGACCCCCCAGCCTCCACCTAAGGTCATGATGGCAATCCGCCTGCCCTTCGGCAAAGGCAGTGATGAAAATGCAGCAGAGAGATCAAGAAGGTCTATGGATGTTTCACCAAGTACAACTCCTGCCTGGCGGCATGCGGCTTTGAAGACTTTGATATTGGAAGCCATTGCACCTGTATGGCTGGCGGCAGCGCGGTCTCCTTCGCGGGTACGACCTCCCTTAAGCAAAATAACCGGTTTTTTACGGGCGACCCTTCTGGTTGAGTCAAAAAAACGCCTGCCGTCTTTTACACTCTCTATGTATAAAACGACCGTTTTCGTCAGGTCATCAAATTCGAGAATTTCCATGTAGTCTTCAATTGTGATCATCCCCTCATTTCCCGACCCTATGAATGCACGTATACCGATTCCCTCACCCTCGGCAAATGCTAAAAGCTGTGTTCCCAGATTCCCCGATTGGGCAACCAGCGTTGTCGAACCGGGCTTTGGCCGCACGTTCTGATATGTGCAGAATAAATTTTCATGAGGGTTACATATCCCCATTGTATTGGGTCCAAGAATAGTAATTCCGGCCTTATGCGCCTCTTCCACCAGCCGCTCCTCTAAACGCAGCCCTTTTTTCCCTGTCTCACTGAAACCTGATGTAACTAAGAGCATACTTTTAATATTCTTTGCCTTGAATTGAGGAATCAGGTCGATGACCTTTGCTGCGGGGACTATTACCACGGCAAGGTCTATAGGAGCGGGAATATCTGCCACAGATTTGAATACAGGCCTCCCTGCGATCTCACCACCCTTCTGATTGACCAGATAGATTTCCCCTTTGAAATTCCCGGCAACAATGTTGGTGAACAGTGTGTACCCCCATTTGCCGAAGGTGGAAGATGCACCGACAAGTGCAATTGACCGGGGACAGAAGAGGTTCCGCAGTGCCTTGATGTCAATTGGCAGCCGGGCGGACTTTTTCAAAGACATATCGCCAATAATGACCAGCGCATCCACAGCAGTCACCTGGCCATCCGGGCCGACAAGCAGGGGATTGACATCAACCTCTCTTACTTCCGGATGCTCAATACCCAGACGGGATAAACCAACAAGGGTGCGTACAATCAGTTCACGATTGACTGACTGCTCACCGCGAAACGGTCCCAGCAAGTCAAATGCCCGAATTTTATTTATCATATCGTGTGCATGTGTTTCATCGAGGGGTGCGATTCGAAACACCACATCTCCCAGCGCCTCGGCAAAGATACCGCCCAAACCGAACATGATAACCGGCCCGAATTGGGCATCATGAAACAGCCCGGCCATGAATTCTCGTCTGCCCTCAACCATATGGTATACAAGAAATCCTTCAAGGTCATCACCTGCCGCCCCGGTAATTTCATCGGCAGCTTTTCGGACATCATCAGCGCTTTTCAAATTCAGCTTAACAAGCCCGCGTTCCGTCTTGTGTGTCAGCCGGGCGCCGAGACCTTTCAGAACCACGGGAAAACCTGCAGCCTCGGCCTGTACTACGGCCTCTTCCAAACTGGAAGCGACGACTTCATCAACCACAGGCACGCCGTAATTTTTGAGCAGCGCTTTCGATTCCGCCTCTGTCAGGGCAGTTCTCCCTTCTGATTTTGCTTTCCTGATCAGTTCAGCAGCTTTCATAGATACCTCTCATGGTGATTATCACAGATTAATTGAGACCGATGCTTATCATACGTGATCATGGAGTGCAAATATCATATCGAAAAACAGAGCGAAACCAATAGATTGACATTTTCTTAAAAAAAATCTACATTTAACTATAGTGAATTCGTAATAGTTTTTAAAGTTACCCTCTGTCCTATCGGGGAGGGTAAGGGGGAATGAGAGTTTTATTTTTTGCAATCATCAAATATCACCAAAAACAGAGGAGGGATAGCGATGTTTGATTTTGTCAGGAAGATGACATTGGCCGGTGCAGGGTTGGCCATTATGACGACGGAAAAAATTCAGGAAATTATGAATGAACTCGTAAAAAAAGGAGAGATGACAGAGAAGGAAGCGCGCGAGGCCGTTGATGAATTTGTAGAAAAATCAAAACAGGCAAAAAATGACTTGGAAAAGAAGATGGAACAATTTGTGACCGGTTTCCTGAACCGTATGAACATCCCGACACGAAAAGAAATCGAGGCAATTAAAGAAAGACTTGCGCGGTTAGAAAAGGCCGATGAATCCAAGGAATGAAGACTTCACAAAAAGTCCGTCAGTGAGTTAAAAAGTATGGCAAAACAAAAAACATAAGTTTCAAGGCAAGCGAATCCTGGTTTTTTTAACAAAGCCTGTCCCGGGAGGCAAGTTCAGCAATAGGAGGGAGAATGTATGCGATTTCGAAAGGCGGGAAAGATAACGGACAATCTCTGGTACTTAGGCCGTGAGGAGGCGGGTGTTTATATCCTCGAGGGAAGAGACGGCGCGATCATGATCAACGGGGGGTTCAGTTACATAATCCACGACGTACTTCAGCAGATGAAGACGTTCGGGATCGATGCGGAAAAGATCGGGAAGCTGCTGATTCTCCATTCGCATTTCGATCATGTAGGAATCGTCCCATACTTCAAGCGGACCTTTCCCGATATAGAAATATATGCCTCGGCGCCGGCCTGGAAGATTCTCGCCATGCCCAAGGCCATAGAGATTATCAACAGCTTCAGCCGGTTAAGCGCAAAACAGATGGGGGTCGAGAATGCTCTGAATGCTTATAATATCGAATGGCGCGATGACATCTCCGGCGTCACTTTGGCCGAAGGGGATACAATAGACCTGGGTGATGTTCGTCTGTTGATTTTAGATACCCCCGGCCACTCAAACTGTTCAATTACCGCCTACGAACCCAACATGAGAACCATGTTCGCCTCCGATGCCGCAGGTATCCCCTACCAGAACTTCTGTTTCCCCTCCATGAATACAAATATCACACAATATCTTGAAAGCCTTGAGAAATTAAGACCTTTGCCGGTTTCCTTCCTCTGTGGGGACCATTACGGCTATATCACCGGGGATGAGGCGGGCCGGTTCATTGATCTGACCTTCGAAGAAGGCCGCAAATGGAAAGGCATCATGGAGGATGTATACCGCAGGCATGACGGGGATATCGACGCTGCTGGAAAGGCCATCACTGATTATTTCTATCAACAGATGCCTGATTATTTTATTGCGAGGGACATTCTCGAAGGGGTCTTTAAGCAGATAGTCAAGTTTATCGCTAAAAACCTGTAAAAAAGCCACAGAGACAGTAATTCCCGTATTCATTCATTATCGGCAATAAATATAAGTCGTTAACTAATGAAATGTGCCCTAATGCAAAAGCATTTTCAAGGTAGTTGCCTATGCTGAAAAGAGAAGTATCCGTTATTGTAATTCTGATACCGCTATTTTTGCTCTGTTTTATAGGCCTTTGTTATTGCGGCGACGAAAGAGAATTCATTCCGTGGGATTATACTAATCAAAAGGGTGAAGAAAACGTAAATCAAAACAATAACGATATATCATCACCCATGGCCTTTCTTTTGATGAAAGGGATTACGATATTTCAAGAGTATATATCCGTCGTGGATGGAGATCGCTGCCCGCTGAAGCCGACATGTTCAACATACGCTCTCCAAGCGATAAAGAAACATGGTTTTTTTATCGGTGCTATAATGACTGTCGATAGACTGATTCATGAAAGTGATGAAATTCGATATGCTCCCGTCATTGTACATGGTGAAAGCATACGTTTCCATGACCCTGTCAGCAATAATGATTTTTGGTTTGACAAAGATAAGCGTCATTAAGGAGGGGTTGTGGGTAAAGGTATGTCCTTGACTTCGTAGTATAATGCGATTAAATCGTTCATACAAGAACACGTTGACAAAAGGAGAGTGATCATGAAGGTTGTGGCAATAAATGGAAGCGCGAGAAAAGACGGCAATACAGCGATTCTGCTTAACCTTGTGCTGGATGAGTTGAAGAAGGAGCGCATACAGACGGAGCTGATTCAGCTGGCAGGGCATTCAATGGCCGGTTGCAGGGCCTGTTACAAGTGCTTCAAGAATAAGGACCGTCGTTGCGCAGTTAAAAAAGACATCCTCAATGACCTGCTGACAAAGATGGATGAGGCAGACGGTGTCCTTCTGGGATCACCCACCTACTTCTCAGATGTTTCGGCAGGAATGAAGGCTTTTATTGAGCGATGCGGTTTAGTTGCACGCGCCAACGATTATATGTACAAACGAAAAGTGGGAGCTTCGGTCGTCGCAGTCAGACGTGCAGGGGCCATTCCCGCGTTCAATTCCATGAATCTTTTTCTGCATTATATGCAAATGGTCATGCCCGGTGCAAGCTACTGGAGTATCGGAATCGGCAGAGACCCCGGTGATGTGTTGAAAGATGAAGAAGGCGTTCAGACAATGAAAACACTCGGCGAGAACATGGCATGGCTTCTGAAAAAACTCCATTCAAAGAAGGCTTAAATTTTACAGACGATTAATACTGAAACCCCAATGTCGTTGACTTAAGAATATTATCTCTTTCAAGTCCCCCTTTGTAAAGGGGGATTCAGGGGGATTTTAATTGCATTCCGTAAAATCTCCCCAAACCCCTCTTTAGAAAAGAGGGGGGTCAAAGTGCTTAAGTCAATGTCATTGACTTAAACCCGATATTAAACAAAGACCTCCTGCTAAAAAATGATGTTAATAGCCCGACGGTTCTCCAGAGAGTCTGTACAGGCTTTTTTTGAAATCGAGTCTTGACGCCTTCGTAAAAAGTCCGAAAATCCCTACTTTGTCATTCCGGACTTGATCCGGAATCCAGTTCTTTCCAGTAGTTACATAACTCTGGATTCCGGCTTTCGCCGGAATGACGACTTTTTACGGGTTCGTCAGTCTTTCTTCCTTAAATATTTCTTGCACTATATATTGTATTATGGTAGTAGATAGCCACAATATGTTGTGTTTAGATTGATTTGAGGAGGTTCGGTTATGGGAATCAAGACACTCAGAGCAAATGATATTATTATCGCAAAATTGGAATTTCGGGGATTCAGATCAAAAGGAAAACTTTTGAAGAAATTTAGGCATTTCATTGAAAACAGTAACTGGGATGAATATCTGCTGAAGTATGAAAAATGGATAGACGTGTGTTCCGTTATCGTTATTGCAGCGGCTGTATTATTT is a window of Deltaproteobacteria bacterium DNA encoding:
- a CDS encoding 4Fe-4S binding protein translates to MRKINHTKDLEALRKQLQKKREDIRSTIIMCGGTGCEASQATSVIDAVRSELKKQKLVKNVQVRTTGCHGFCEQGPLMVIEPANTFYCHLTPKDAGEIVTKTIRNGEIIERLLYTDPVSGKKIRTEAEIPFYRAQDRQLLSYNKLVDPCSIEDYIAIGGYTALGKTLSRMAPRTVIKEISDSGLRGRGGGGFPTGRKWVECQAAPGDEKYVICNADEGDPGAYMDRSVLEGNPHLVIEGMLIGAWAIGARQGYIYVRKEYPLAVQHARFAVQQARLYGLLGEHILGSGFSFDVEIARGGGAFVCGESTALMASLEGKVGEPRPKDVHTVQEGLWNKPTVLNNVETWANVPSIILNGAKWFASKGTKGSKGTKILALTGHVKNTGLVEVAMGTSLHTIVFDIGGGGDNKDKPVKAVQTGGPSGGCLPVEKFDLPVDFDALYEAGSMVGSGGMVVMDTATCMVDVAKYFLAFLQDESCGKCVSCRLGIDRMLEIITDITEGRGRPEQIELLKDLAETVSETSLCGLGKTAANPVLSTLRYFSGEYIAHIKEKHCPAGVCSALITYAIDPKKCTGCGVCIKACPHGAIEGKKKQAHIINFQECRKCGICASDCKFEAINAN
- a CDS encoding NAD(P)H-dependent oxidoreductase subunit E, yielding MYSFTLDSILKGRRSQPHQLVEVLHDVQDYYGYIPKEAMRTVSKELGVPLIDVYRVASFYKAFTLKPRGKNVFTICMGTACHVRGAKQLLDQVSGQLNVKPGNTTADGLFTVERVNCLGACALGPIVVQNGTYRHHITPGKLRTLIDSARRTKRGEIEHA
- a CDS encoding helix-turn-helix transcriptional regulator, which gives rise to MAKTHSAIPGTASPEKHNPLEELSFFWRIPLTNETDPTKVGVALRERIKELNCLYGISQLAERYHDSIDDLLKSLVNFLPLSWQYPESTCSRIVFEGKTYKSRDFKVTRWRQSSQILMYNEPVGEVEIFYCEEQPASDEGPFLKEERILLDAVAERIGAIATRISSERELQEINRQLNVERTALQETNAALRAILARIEEEKIGIYKDIQANIEKIIMPVLHALALELPRAQRKYIEMLITSIEEITSPFINQLSHEYHSLSPTEITICNMIRNGLRTKEIAQLRGVSMATINRHREHIRRKLKITNSEVNLTTYLQSVR
- a CDS encoding acetate--CoA ligase family protein is translated as MKAAELIRKAKSEGRTALTEAESKALLKNYGVPVVDEVVASSLEEAVVQAEAAGFPVVLKGLGARLTHKTERGLVKLNLKSADDVRKAADEITGAAGDDLEGFLVYHMVEGRREFMAGLFHDAQFGPVIMFGLGGIFAEALGDVVFRIAPLDETHAHDMINKIRAFDLLGPFRGEQSVNRELIVRTLVGLSRLGIEHPEVREVDVNPLLVGPDGQVTAVDALVIIGDMSLKKSARLPIDIKALRNLFCPRSIALVGASSTFGKWGYTLFTNIVAGNFKGEIYLVNQKGGEIAGRPVFKSVADIPAPIDLAVVIVPAAKVIDLIPQFKAKNIKSMLLVTSGFSETGKKGLRLEERLVEEAHKAGITILGPNTMGICNPHENLFCTYQNVRPKPGSTTLVAQSGNLGTQLLAFAEGEGIGIRAFIGSGNEGMITIEDYMEILEFDDLTKTVVLYIESVKDGRRFFDSTRRVARKKPVILLKGGRTREGDRAAASHTGAMASNIKVFKAACRQAGVVLGETSIDLLDLSAAFSSLPLPKGRRIAIMTLGGGWGVITADLCVEYGLEVPELSTNIISRIDQVLPPYWSRSNPVDLVAEMDLSVPMILVEELVKWDGCDAVIHLGILGRQIFIKRMIESSLMVDQTCDRQFFEKIPRRMVEFELSYNEHVVRLMEKYNKPVLGVCLLSDESTRTITDIEGSLYKGVAFLTPERAVRALAGMYSYKRWLDIEGISS
- a CDS encoding phasin family protein, which translates into the protein MFDFVRKMTLAGAGLAIMTTEKIQEIMNELVKKGEMTEKEAREAVDEFVEKSKQAKNDLEKKMEQFVTGFLNRMNIPTRKEIEAIKERLARLEKADESKE
- a CDS encoding MBL fold metallo-hydrolase, producing the protein MRFRKAGKITDNLWYLGREEAGVYILEGRDGAIMINGGFSYIIHDVLQQMKTFGIDAEKIGKLLILHSHFDHVGIVPYFKRTFPDIEIYASAPAWKILAMPKAIEIINSFSRLSAKQMGVENALNAYNIEWRDDISGVTLAEGDTIDLGDVRLLILDTPGHSNCSITAYEPNMRTMFASDAAGIPYQNFCFPSMNTNITQYLESLEKLRPLPVSFLCGDHYGYITGDEAGRFIDLTFEEGRKWKGIMEDVYRRHDGDIDAAGKAITDYFYQQMPDYFIARDILEGVFKQIVKFIAKNL
- the yidD gene encoding membrane protein insertion efficiency factor YidD, producing MLKREVSVIVILIPLFLLCFIGLCYCGDEREFIPWDYTNQKGEENVNQNNNDISSPMAFLLMKGITIFQEYISVVDGDRCPLKPTCSTYALQAIKKHGFFIGAIMTVDRLIHESDEIRYAPVIVHGESIRFHDPVSNNDFWFDKDKRH
- a CDS encoding flavodoxin family protein → MKVVAINGSARKDGNTAILLNLVLDELKKERIQTELIQLAGHSMAGCRACYKCFKNKDRRCAVKKDILNDLLTKMDEADGVLLGSPTYFSDVSAGMKAFIERCGLVARANDYMYKRKVGASVVAVRRAGAIPAFNSMNLFLHYMQMVMPGASYWSIGIGRDPGDVLKDEEGVQTMKTLGENMAWLLKKLHSKKA